In the genome of Amaranthus tricolor cultivar Red isolate AtriRed21 chromosome 15, ASM2621246v1, whole genome shotgun sequence, one region contains:
- the LOC130801131 gene encoding uncharacterized protein LOC130801131 produces MAAFDGTSCPEEHLMAYKNLMLLYTTNPALWCKFFPTTLTGVALTWYTSLPGRSIHTFAQLESKFLGHFVASIRQEKSNFHLLSITQLEGESISSYLRKFHEAVLEAHDPKRRKSEKKDPISNRSSRSVEEHPSRRDKNYMPHRPEPPSDMGPPRSRHVYAVEGESRTRNLLDGGNDPRFNLNRKDIFFAVRDELPTPPPITTPSDRRNYNLWFINRKDYGTRGDAERRPWNQKRNEARRESSNTQGTINMIFSGYTEEYPTIRAAKGSVHTLFKGPPKTTSSGPIMRFDATTSQPLQQPHTDPLVVTIKIGQMMVRRVLVDTGSTTDLITMECLRKMKFEEKHLQPLDKPLIGFGGNQVIPMGTIILPVRVGERSGSRTMPIRFTIKAAIFPHQLLLQFERDDGQVGILKGDQYSWKYQNIKYPREMLHKGKDVSAGLSVVTTRLG; encoded by the exons atggcggccttcgatggaacATCCTGCCCCGAGGAACACTTGATGGCATACAAAAACTTGATGTTGCTGTACACCACCAACCCGGCATTGTGGTGcaaattcttcccaactactctcaCAGGAGTAGCCTTGACGTGGTACACCTCTCTTCCAGGGAGAAGTATCCACACCTTTGCCCAATTAGAGAGCAAATTCCTGGGTCACTTTGTGGCATCCataaggcaggagaaatcaaacttccatttgCTTAGCATAACGCAACTGGAAGGGGAATCCATATCATCGTATCTGAGGAAATTCCATGAGGCAGTGCTGGAG gcacatgacccAAAGAGGCGTAAATCAGAAAAGAAGGATCCAATATCCAATCGCTCCTCAAGGAGCGTAGAGGAACATCCATCTAGGAGGGATAAAAATTACATGCCGCATCGTCCAGAGCCTCCATCAGACATGGGACCTCCACGATCCCGGCACGTATATGCCgttgaaggggagtccaggACGCGGAATTTGCTTGATGGAGGTAATGACCCGAGGTTCAATTTGAACAGGAAGGACATTTTCTTCGCTGTTCGGGATgagttgccaactccacctcctatTACCACTCCCTCCGATCGACGCAActacaatctgtg GTTCATCAATCGAAAGGACTATGGCACGAGAGGCGACGCGGAAAGAAGGCCTTGGAACCAGAAAAGAAACGAGGCTAGGCGTgaaagttccaacacacaaGGAACCATCAATATGATTTTCAGCGGCTACACCGAGGAATATCCCACAATCCGCGCTGCGAAAGGCAGCGTCCATACTCTGTTCAAAGGACCCCCAAAAACCACCTCAAGTGGGCCGATCATGAGATTTGATGCCACTACTTCCCAACCGTTGCAACAACCACACACTGATCCTTTAGTGGTTACCATCAAGATTGGGCAAATGATGGTGAGGCGAGTATTGGTGGATACCGGAAGCACAACCGATCTTATAACGATGGAATgcctaagaaaaatgaaattcgaAGAAAAGCACCTGCAACCCCTTGATAAACCTTTGATTGGGTTTGGAGGAAACCAGGTCATTCCAATGGGAACAATCATACTCCCTGTGCGAGTAGGGGAAAGAAGCGGAAGCAGAACTatgcccatacgattcacg ATCAAAGCAGCAATTTTTcctcatcaactcttgctgCAATTCGAGCGGGATGATGGACAAGTTGGCATCCTCAAGGGAGACCAG TATAGCTGGAAGTATCAGAATATAAAATATCCGCGTGAAATGCTTCACAAAGGCAAGGATGTCTCAGCTGGTTTGAGTGTTGTTACCACGCGTCTTGGGTAG